The following are encoded in a window of Rosa chinensis cultivar Old Blush chromosome 4, RchiOBHm-V2, whole genome shotgun sequence genomic DNA:
- the LOC112197435 gene encoding protease 2 isoform X2 yields the protein MALLSFILNQNCSLRRSLTFGLIPYISSSLFSTLCRDHPSSPAPPLASPPVPKKVPFTVSAQGRTWQDPYRWMSNTDDPDLSDHLNQENSYADAFMADTRSLQRTLVSEMTSRVPTKISTPPELWGPWLYYQYIPEGKAYPVLCRRLEIKKKGWIKSFLCYARGGFGKEEVLLDWNEIAKKYGYVHVGTCRISPDHHFLAYTLDIKGDEQFILQIKDLRRGCIIPKVHVNGVVSLAWAQDSSTLFYTLSDENQRPYRVVCSKLGYDDMENITVFTESDSSFCVDITSTKDGKFITVNSNSRTSSEVYLIDSANPLDRLQKVWKRVPGVQYFLEHHHGIFYVLTNAPLRESKEWSGEGYYLARCCVEDILSSNWQNIIIPSEDFSIQDMDMFDGHLVLFLNKKDYSVFCSIDLPMAVHCKHQVKIEDLDPWFFPLPSNSCSVAPGSNHDFQNSAYRVVLSSPVMPDVVVDYDMSTRKFSVVQQEEVMGFCDSSSPANEIDINQTLVKQNEKDKNVQISESQRWKDFSGEYCCERREVISHDGVKVPLTLLYSHTAWKKGRSPGLLHGYGAYGEVLDKSWCTDRLSLLDRGWVVAFADVRGGGGDSSWHKAGSQFNKLNSIYDFVSCGNYLIKEGYVHSDQLGAIGHSAGGLLVGATINKYPDLFRAAILKVMF from the exons ATGGCTCTTCTTTCCTTCATCCTCAACCAAAACTGCTCCCTCCGAAGGTCCCTCACTTTTGGCTTAATTCCCTACATATCCTCCTCCCTCTTCTCTACTCTTTGCAGAGACCACCCCTCCTCCCCTGCCCCACCGCTGGCCTCTCCGCCGGTCCCAAAGAAAGTACCTTTCACGGTCTCAGCTCAAGGCAGAACGTGGCAGGACCCCTACCGTTGGATGTCCAACACCGACGACCCTGATCTCTCCGACCACCTCAACCAGGAAAACTCATACGCCGATGCTTTCATGGCTGACACTCGCAGCCTCCAACGAACTCTGGTCTCTGAGATGACAAGTCGTGTGCCCACCAAGATTTCAACCCCTCCTGAGCTTTGGGGACCCTG GTTGTATTACCAATACATTCCAGAAGGGAAAGCATACCCGGTTCTTTGTAGAAGATTAGAAATCAAAAAGAAAGGTTGGATTAAGAGTTTTCTTTGCTATGCAAGAGGAGGATTTGGAAAGGAGGAAGTTTTGCTCGACTGGAATGAAATTGCCAAGAAATATG GTTATGTGCATGTTGGTACGTGTCGAATTTCACCAGACCACCATTTCCTAGCCTACACACTCGATATCAAGGGTGATGAGCAGTTCATTCTTCAAATTAAGGACCTAAGACGTGGATGTATCATTCCCAAAGTACATGTTAATGGTGTTGTTAGCTTGGCATGGGCTCAGGATAGCAGTACTCTGTTTTATACACTATCAGATGAGAATCAACGACCTTACAG GGTTGTCTGCTCAAAACTAGGATATGATGATATGGAAAATATCACTGTGTTTACAGAAAGTGATTCCAGCTTCTGTGTGGACATAACAAGCACAAAAGATGGCAAGTTTATAACTGTCAATTCAAATTCAAGGACTTCATCTGAG gtttatttgatagattctgCCAACCCATTAGACAGATTGCAGAAAGTGTGGAAGCGTGTTCCTGGTGTACAGTATTTTCTGGAACATCATCATGGAATATTTTATGTTCTTACTAATGCTCCTTTGCGAGAAAGCAAGGAGTGGTCAGGTGAAGGTTATTACCTAGCTAGATGCTGTGTTGAAGATATACTGTCATCTAATTGGCAG AATATCATCATTCCAAGTGAAGACTTCAGCATTCAAGACATGGACATGTTTGATGGGCATCTGGTCCTTTTTCTCAACAAGAAGGATTACTCCGTCTTTTGTTCCATTGATTTGCCTATGGCTGTTCATTGTAAG CATCAAGTGAAGATTGAAGATCTTGATCCCTGGTTTTTCCCTCTGCCCTCAAATTCATGTAGCGTTGCTCCAGGTTCAAACCATGACTTCCAGAATTCAGCATACCGTGTGGTGCTTTCTTCTCCTGTG ATGCCTGATGTAGTTGTTGACTATGACATGTCAACACGGAAATTCTCAGTTGTGCAGCAAGAAGAAGTGATGGGCTTTTGTGATTCAAGCTCACCAGCCAATGAGATAGATATTAACCAAactcttgttaaacaaaatgaGAAGGATAAAAATGTCCAGATAAGTGAATCACAAAGATGGAAAGACTTTTCTGGTGAATACTGCTGTGAGAGGAGGGAAGTTATTTCCCATGATGGTGTTAAAGTTCCTTTGACCCTACTGTACTCTCATACGGCCTGGAAAAAGGGTCGGTCTCCTGGGCTTCTACACGGATATGGAGCATATGGGGAGGTTTTAGATAAAAGCTGGTGCACTGATCGGCTGAGTTTACTTGACCGGGGATGGGTGGTGGCATTTGCTGATGTGAG GGGTGGTGGTGGAGATTCTTCGTGGCATAAAGCTGGAAGTCAGTTTAATAAACTGAATTCGATATACGATTTTGTATCATGTGGCAACTACCTGATTAAAGAGGGTTATGTACATAGCGATCAGCTTGGTGCTATTGGACATAGTGCTGGAGGTCTACTTGTTGGAGCAACTATCAATAAGTACCCAGATCTATTTCGTGCTGCTATTTTGAAGGTTATGTTTTAA
- the LOC112197193 gene encoding uncharacterized protein LOC112197193 — protein sequence MKLEREPVFGQLSLSHKPDYNPFDHNEITLNSGGLQSANWIGKESQTRVLFDSKDNEEDAVQNDGIDLTASRFDCSKSVDDLETCNEGEVKGFAPEKLESLGKQSEYYMDKSVTECDLPELTVCYKESSCNTIKDICIDEGVPSQEKIRFETDVDEKAFCTYLSPDKDQKHLLLEQQMDIFMTVPDDFKSSAQKYDVKKDFVIACDAKDLVQREEAIYDASEKTAIDVSRDMISPENLRSQNLNSKSSSKASNEAVQDTVQISSDKESEIAETHSSALVSAKEESKDIEDGAFLKRDPVPSAVELNCHVDKLSDISEVENGSITVGLDRSAPVSISRFPNLDPVPSTDGSNCLLDELSNNFKADKGGSSSCGFNCSDILRDVCPRNGFSKHIETQNMSEDDSDDICDSKTISSKVQPFLAPVTIARGDCPENGACQRPETSNTSMVDEDISDSEIVSSQVQHSLVPATIARDEYPKEGNSNAQDVLIQVQHEVGETSFSAGVPFSTLINYKEPIPYSGTHSASSEVQHDQGESSFSAVGNSLSLINSSGPIPYSDSDGFLLQRDLGDSSFAAVGHVSSLINSSGPIPYSGSISLRSDSSATSTRSFAFPVIYPHEPFSSPVRMAKADRKLLRKHRGWKRGIFCCSF from the exons ATGAAACTCG AGAGGGAACCGGTGTTTGGCCAATTAAGTTTAAGCCACAAGCCTGATTATAATCCTTTTGATCACAATGAGATTACTCTGAATTCTGGGGGATTACAATCAGCAAATTGGATTGGGAAGGAAAGTCAGACCAGGGTTTTGTTTGATTCGAAGGACAATGAGGAAGATGCTGTTCAAAATGATGGAATTGACTTGACTGCATCAAGATTTGATTGTTCAAAGAGTGTGGATGATTTGGAAACCTGTAATGAAGGTGAAGTTAAAGGTTTTGCGCCTGAAAAATTAGAATCTTTAGGGAAGCAATCAGAATATTATATGGACAAAAGTGTTACAGAATGCGACTTGCCAGAACTGACAGTTTGTTACAAAGAGAGTAGTTGCAATACTATCAAGGATATCTGCATAGATGAGGGAGTGCCTTCCCAAGAGAAGATCCGGTTTGAGACAGACGTGGATGAGAAGGCATTTTGCACTTATTTGTCTCCCGATAAGGATCAGAAACACCTACTGCTTGAACAACAAATGGACATTTTTATGACCGTTCCAGATGATTTCAAGTCTTCTGCACAGAAATATGATGTAAAGAAGGATTTTGTCATTGCTTGTGATGCCAAGGATCTGGTGCAGAGAGAAGAAGCAATATATGATGCATCAGAGAAAACTGCAATTGATGTGTCCAGAGACATGATTTCCCCTGAAAACTTGCGATCACAGAATTTGAACTCCAAGTCCTCTAGTAAGGCCAGCAATGAAGCTGTACAAGATACTGTTCAG ATATCGAGTGACAAGGAAAGTGAAATAGCAGAAACTCACAGCAGTGCTTTGGTTTCAGCAAAGGAAGAATCTAAGGATATTGAGGATGGAGCGTTCTTGAAGCGAGATCCTGTTCCTTCAGCTGTAGAACTAAACTGCCATGTTGATAAGTTATCTGACATTAGTGAAGTGGAGAATGGAAGCATTACTGTTGGTTTGGACCGTTCAGCACCTGTATCGATTAGTAGATTTCCAAACCTGGATCCTGTCCCTTCCACTGATGGATCAAACTGTCTTCTTGACGAGTTGTCCAACAATTTTAAAGCGGACAAAGGAGGAAGCAGTTCTTGTGGTTTTAACTGTTCAGACATTCTCAGGGATGTCTGTCCCCGAAATGGGTTCAGCAAACATATTGAAACTCAAAATATGTCTGAAGATGATAGTGATGACATATGTGATTCAAAAACTATTTCAAGCAAAGTTCAGCCTTTTTTAGCACCTGTGACTATTGCCAGAGGGGATTGTCCTGAAAATGGTGCCTGTCAACGTCCTGAAACTTCAAATACGTCCATGGTTGATGAGGACATTTCTGATTCAGAGATTGTTTCAAGCCAAGTTCAACATTCTTTAGTCCCTGCGACTATTGCCAGAGACGAATATCCTAAAGAGGGGAATTCTAATGCACAGGATGTTCTGATCCAAGTTCAACATGAGGTGGGAGAGACTAGTTTCTCCGCAGGAGTTCCTTTCTCGACCCTTATAAATTATAAGGAACCAATACCTTATTCAGGTACACACAGTGCTTCGAGTGAAGTGCAACATGATCAGGGGGAATCAAGTTTCTCTGCAGTAGGTAACTCATTGAGTCTTATAAATAGTTCGGGACCAATACCTTATTCTGATTCAGATGGATTCCTTCTTCAACGTGATCTGGGAGATTCGAGTTTTGCTGCAGTAGGTCATGTCTCGAGTCTCATAAATAGTTCGGGACCAATACCTTATTCTGGCAGTATCTCCCTTCGATCAGACAGCAGCGCAACCAGCACCCGCTCATTTGCCTTCCCTGT TATTTATCCGCATGAACCATTTAGCAGTCCAGTGAGAATGGCAAAAGCTGACCGGAAGCTTTTGCGTAAACATAGGGGTTGGAAGCGGGGTATTTTCTGCTGTAGTTTCTGA
- the LOC112200343 gene encoding D-aminoacyl-tRNA deacylase isoform X1, with the protein MLARTTPSPLLTFATTKLACCFHSLAPKKSPNKMVKLIVATTTDPASVNPANALLSKPGWSPTPSLLQEDMKSFANGAVRVLVHNRSIIEEDDLDARWEQATGEHVDELIFLSKHKAASSRPALTVHPIGVPHLRNGDVLPQGGKPGWAAPPNPRIGPWLRLLKRIAQDRNLVPEFEVTLEATHHGPITDTPAMFLEIGSTDDCWKRQDAAEVMALLVWEGLGLGGGAAVGNWNGGNDNKRVLLGIGGGHYVPRHMDIALKDDVWVGHLISGYSLPMEDPSQSKTETNTKDIGGTWKQSIKVAFEATQSAFPGGEIVAHLDHKSFKSWQKNAITSFLEEQNITISKRDFF; encoded by the exons ATGCTAGCCAGAACGACGCCGTCTCCACTGCTCACTTTTGCCACTACAAAACTGGCGTGCTGCTTCCACAGTTTGGCACCAAAAAAATCACCGAACAAGATGGTGAAGCTGATCGTGGCAACGACGACCGATCCGGCCTCCGTCAACCCTGCCAATGCTCTCTTATCCAAGCCCGGCTGGTCCCCAACCCCTTCTCTTCTACAG GAGGATATGAAGAGCTTCGCTAACGGAGCCGTTAGGGTTTTGGTGCACAACAGGAGCATAATCGAAGAGGACGACTTGGACGCTCGCTGGGAACAAGCCACCGGCGAACACGTGGACGAGCTCATCTTCTTGAGCAAGCACAAAGCCGCTTCCAGCCGCCCTGCGCTTACTGTTCACCCCATCGGGGTTCCTCATTTGCGAAACGGCGACGTTTTGCCGCAGGGCGGGAAGCCCGGCTGGGCCGCGCCGCCGAATCCTAGGATTGGGCCCTGGCTCAGGCTCTTGAAGAGAATCGCGCAAGATCGCAACTTGGTCCCTGAGTTCGAG GTGACTTTGGAGGCTACACATCATGGACCGATTACAGACACGCCTGCCATGTTCCTGGAGATTG GCAGTACAGATGATTGCTGGAAGAGGCAGGATGCAGCTGAAGTTATGGCTCTA ttaGTTTGGGAAGGACTTGGGCTTGGAGGGGGAGCTGCTGTTGGAAACTGGAACGG GGGGAACGATAATAAAAGAGTTCTGCTTGGGATAGGTGGTGGACATTATGTACCTCGTCATATGGATATAGCTTT GAAAGATGATGTCTGGGTGGGCCATCTAATTTCGGGTTATTCGTTACCAATGGAAGATCCGAGCCAGTCCAAGAcagaaacaaatacaaaagatatcggTGGAACTTGGAAACAATCAATCAAAGTAGCATTTGAGGCTACGCAATCGGCTTTCCCTGGTGGAGAAATTGTAGCTCATCTTGATCACAA GAGTTTCAAAAGCTGGCAAAAGAATGCCATAACGAGTTTCCTAGAGGAGCAGAACATTACAATTAGCAAACGCGATTTCTTCTGA
- the LOC112200343 gene encoding D-aminoacyl-tRNA deacylase isoform X2 produces MLARTTPSPLLTFATTKLACCFHSLAPKKSPNKMVKLIVATTTDPASVNPANALLSKPGWSPTPSLLQEDMKSFANGAVRVLVHNRSIIEEDDLDARWEQATGEHVDELIFLSKHKAASSRPALTVHPIGVPHLRNGDVLPQGGKPGWAAPPNPRIGPWLRLLKRIAQDRNLVPEFEVTLEATHHGPITDTPAMFLEIGSTDDCWKRQDAAEVMALLVWEGLGLGGGAAVGNWNGKDDVWVGHLISGYSLPMEDPSQSKTETNTKDIGGTWKQSIKVAFEATQSAFPGGEIVAHLDHKSFKSWQKNAITSFLEEQNITISKRDFF; encoded by the exons ATGCTAGCCAGAACGACGCCGTCTCCACTGCTCACTTTTGCCACTACAAAACTGGCGTGCTGCTTCCACAGTTTGGCACCAAAAAAATCACCGAACAAGATGGTGAAGCTGATCGTGGCAACGACGACCGATCCGGCCTCCGTCAACCCTGCCAATGCTCTCTTATCCAAGCCCGGCTGGTCCCCAACCCCTTCTCTTCTACAG GAGGATATGAAGAGCTTCGCTAACGGAGCCGTTAGGGTTTTGGTGCACAACAGGAGCATAATCGAAGAGGACGACTTGGACGCTCGCTGGGAACAAGCCACCGGCGAACACGTGGACGAGCTCATCTTCTTGAGCAAGCACAAAGCCGCTTCCAGCCGCCCTGCGCTTACTGTTCACCCCATCGGGGTTCCTCATTTGCGAAACGGCGACGTTTTGCCGCAGGGCGGGAAGCCCGGCTGGGCCGCGCCGCCGAATCCTAGGATTGGGCCCTGGCTCAGGCTCTTGAAGAGAATCGCGCAAGATCGCAACTTGGTCCCTGAGTTCGAG GTGACTTTGGAGGCTACACATCATGGACCGATTACAGACACGCCTGCCATGTTCCTGGAGATTG GCAGTACAGATGATTGCTGGAAGAGGCAGGATGCAGCTGAAGTTATGGCTCTA ttaGTTTGGGAAGGACTTGGGCTTGGAGGGGGAGCTGCTGTTGGAAACTGGAACGG GAAAGATGATGTCTGGGTGGGCCATCTAATTTCGGGTTATTCGTTACCAATGGAAGATCCGAGCCAGTCCAAGAcagaaacaaatacaaaagatatcggTGGAACTTGGAAACAATCAATCAAAGTAGCATTTGAGGCTACGCAATCGGCTTTCCCTGGTGGAGAAATTGTAGCTCATCTTGATCACAA GAGTTTCAAAAGCTGGCAAAAGAATGCCATAACGAGTTTCCTAGAGGAGCAGAACATTACAATTAGCAAACGCGATTTCTTCTGA
- the LOC112198259 gene encoding translin-associated protein X — translation MLQRYALLQRISVMALKPHRLHNLADTTSLGVAKRPRTMATESSSSSMKDAFSQYADYLNNQNDKRERIVKASRDITMNSKKVIFQVHRMSKHNREEVLQKAEKDLAAVTDQFVARLVKELQGTDFWKLRRAYSPGIQEYVEAATFCKFCRTGTLLNLDEMNATLLPLSDPSLEPLQINVLDYLLGLADLTGELMRLAIGRISDGEVEFAENICKFVREIYRELTLVVPFMDDSNDMKTKMDTMLQSVMKIENACFSVHVRGSEYMPLLGSEDPTSFLLAVPSVDI, via the exons ATGTTGCAGCGCTACGCATTATTGCAGAGGATTTCAGTGATGGCTCTCAAACCCCACCGCCTCCATAACC TCGCCGATACGACGTCGCTTGGCGTAGCAAAGAGGCCAAGAACAATGGCCACcgaatcctcctcctcctctatgAAAGACGCCTTCTCCCAGTACGCCGATTACCTCAATAACCAA AATGATAAACGTGAAAGAATCGTCAAAGCGAGTCGGGATATCACCATGAACAGCAAAAAGGTCATCTTTCAAGTCCACAG AATGAGCAAGCATAACAGAGAGGAGGTTCTGCAGAAAGCCGAAAAGGATTTAGCCGCCGTGACGGATCAGTTCGTGGCCCGGCTGGTTAAAGAGCTGCAAGGGACTGATTTTTGGAAGCTAAGAAGAGCATACTCGCCTGGG ATACAAGAGTACGTTGAAGCTGCAACCTTCTGTAAATTCTGCAGGACCGGGACtcttttgaatcttgatgagaTGAATGCTACATTGCTACCACTCAGCGATCCCTCTCTCGAGCCTTTGCAGATCAATGTCCTTGACTATCTCCTAGGG CTTGCAGATTTGACTGGAGAGCTGATGCGGTTGGCAATTGGTCGAATTtcagatggtgaagttgaatttGCTGAGAACATATGCAAGTTTGTGCGTGAAATTTACAGGGAACTGACCCTAGTTGTCCCCTTTATGGATGATAGTAATGACATGAAGACGAAAATGGATACAATGCTTCAAAGTGTAATGAAGATAGAGAATG CTTGTTTCAGTGTTCATGTCAGAGGATCAGAGTATATGCCTCTACTTGGCTCCGAGGATCCAACTTCCTTTTTATTGGCAGTGCCCAGTGTTGATATATGA
- the LOC112197436 gene encoding uncharacterized protein LOC112197436 isoform X1, with the protein MEDLWKRAKNFAEEAAKKSQTITTSSASAKISDLVSETAKRSREFAAEASKKADEIKSAALKQADQIKSLSVSEIIPPQLSNLSLVNSSSSASASVNEPSPEELQKFGVSDDLRDFVKGLTSDTFKHFPIQDEAEEVSEVPTTASNVRKDLTEWQERHATLVLTTVKEISRLRYELCPRVMKEGRFWRIYFTLVSSHVAPYEKQYMEELKLKEAEQLEDDKAKQTPVVGEADKAEGSETNKKSLTSKSSSTEQDLDTFLLGDLEDSDGGQDDGNDNFDDDFDKIGDSDVDDEKHVKK; encoded by the exons ATGGAAGACCTGTGGAAGCGAGCCAAGAACTTCGCGGAAGAAGCCGCCAAGAAATCCCAGACCATCACCACCTCCTCCGCCTCCGCCAAAATCTCCGACTTAGTCTCCGAGACCGCCAAGCGATCCCGCGAGTTCGCCGCCGAGGCCTCCAAGAAAGCCGACGAGATCAAATCCGCCGCCCTCAAGCAAGCCGATCAGATCAAGTCTCTCTCCGTCTCCGAGATCATACCTCCTCAGCTCTCCAACCTCTCCCTCGtcaactcctcctcctccgcctctGCCTCGGTCAATGAGCCTTCGCCGGAGGAGCTTCAGAAGTTTGGAGTCTCCGACGATCTCAGAGACTTCGTCAAGGGACTCACTTCCGATACCTTCAAGCACTTTCCGATCCAAG ATGAAGCGGAGGAGGTTTCTGAGGTGCCGACTACGGCGTCGAATGTGAGGAAGGATCTGACTGAGTGGCAGGAGCGCCATGCCACTCTGGTTCTCACTACTGTTAAG GAGATTTCGAGGTTAAGATATGAACTGTGCCCACGTGTTATGAAAGAAGGAAGATTCTGGAGGATATATTTTACCCTTGTGAGCAGTCATGTGGCTCC ATATGAGAAGCAATATATGGAGGAGTTGAAGCTCAAGGAAGCAGAGCAATTGGAAGATGATAAAGCGAAGCAAACACCTGTTGTTGGAGAGGCTGATAAAGCAGAAGGAAGTGAAACAAACAAGAAGAGCTTAACTTCCAAATCTTCATCAACTGAGCAGGACTTGGATACATTCCTTTTGGGGGATCTTGAAGACAGCGATGGGGGTCAAG ATGATGGCAACGACAATTTTGATGATGATTTCGACAAGATTGGCGATTCG GATGTTGATGATGAAAAGCATGTGAAGAAATGA
- the LOC112197436 gene encoding uncharacterized protein LOC112197436 isoform X2 produces MEDLWKRAKNFAEEAAKKSQTITTSSASAKISDLVSETAKRSREFAAEASKKADEIKSAALKQADQIKSLSVSEIIPPQLSNLSLVNSSSSASASVNEPSPEELQKFGVSDDLRDFVKGLTSDTFKHFPIQDEAEEVSEVPTTASNVRKDLTEWQERHATLVLTTVKEISRLRYELCPRVMKEGRFWRIYFTLVSSHVAPYEKQYMEELKLKEAEQLEDDKAKQTPVVGEADKAEGSETNKKSLTSKSSSTEQDLDTFLLGDLEDSDGGQDDGNDNFDDDFDKIGDSEHLFHK; encoded by the exons ATGGAAGACCTGTGGAAGCGAGCCAAGAACTTCGCGGAAGAAGCCGCCAAGAAATCCCAGACCATCACCACCTCCTCCGCCTCCGCCAAAATCTCCGACTTAGTCTCCGAGACCGCCAAGCGATCCCGCGAGTTCGCCGCCGAGGCCTCCAAGAAAGCCGACGAGATCAAATCCGCCGCCCTCAAGCAAGCCGATCAGATCAAGTCTCTCTCCGTCTCCGAGATCATACCTCCTCAGCTCTCCAACCTCTCCCTCGtcaactcctcctcctccgcctctGCCTCGGTCAATGAGCCTTCGCCGGAGGAGCTTCAGAAGTTTGGAGTCTCCGACGATCTCAGAGACTTCGTCAAGGGACTCACTTCCGATACCTTCAAGCACTTTCCGATCCAAG ATGAAGCGGAGGAGGTTTCTGAGGTGCCGACTACGGCGTCGAATGTGAGGAAGGATCTGACTGAGTGGCAGGAGCGCCATGCCACTCTGGTTCTCACTACTGTTAAG GAGATTTCGAGGTTAAGATATGAACTGTGCCCACGTGTTATGAAAGAAGGAAGATTCTGGAGGATATATTTTACCCTTGTGAGCAGTCATGTGGCTCC ATATGAGAAGCAATATATGGAGGAGTTGAAGCTCAAGGAAGCAGAGCAATTGGAAGATGATAAAGCGAAGCAAACACCTGTTGTTGGAGAGGCTGATAAAGCAGAAGGAAGTGAAACAAACAAGAAGAGCTTAACTTCCAAATCTTCATCAACTGAGCAGGACTTGGATACATTCCTTTTGGGGGATCTTGAAGACAGCGATGGGGGTCAAG ATGATGGCAACGACAATTTTGATGATGATTTCGACAAGATTGGCGATTCG GAACATTTGTTTCACAAATAA
- the LOC112196619 gene encoding uncharacterized protein LOC112196619, with the protein MELVFFTSVTMLCILLSTLLTPCAYSLQIQVQPWSKVAAKKEVQVSQLHALPWPRKLQLTEIEATVVGQEGQDSAPNHKKQPKQNVLAAGTKPLIHKEEEEGVEVKHRSSSGTWQEWMESDDEEKSAFFTMDYSKVRRRRPIHNKSLKPKGVKVAAAATP; encoded by the exons ATGGAGCTGGTATTCTTCACCAGTGTCACTATGCTATGCATTCTTCTCTCTACTTTGCTAACACCTTGTGCTTATTCTCTGCAAATTCAAGTGCAGCCATGGAGTAAAGTAGCTG CCAAGAAAGAAGTTCAAGTCTCTCAGCTCCATGCATTGCCATGGCCAAGAAAGCTTCAACTCACTGAAATAGAAGCTACT GTTGTAGGACAAGAAGGCCAAGATTCAGCACCTAATCACAAAAAGCAGCCGAAGCAAAATGTTCTAGCGGCAG GTACTAAGCCATTGAtccataaagaagaagaagaaggtgtaGAGGTGAAGCACAGAAGCAGTTCAGGGACGTGGCAGGAATGGATGGAGAGCGACGACGAGGAGAAATCGGCGTTCTTCACAATGGATTATTCGAAAGTCAGAAGACGACGCCCGATACACAACAAGTCCTTGAAGCCAAAGGGCGTTAAAGTTGCAGCAGCAGCAACTCCATGA